The DNA segment ATTCAGATTCCATATGAACATATTCTTTCAGAGTGTGAACGCTTAGGAATCGGATGGTATGCCTGGTCATGGAAAGGAAATTCTGGAGGAGTAGAATACTTGGACCTTTCTGAAGATTGGGAAGGTACTACACTAACAGATTGGGGTGATGGTATTGTAAATGATGTCAATGGCCTAAAGAATACATCGAAGAAAGTATCAGTGATTAACTAATTGAAACAATGAAAAACATGAAAAAATTATTTATCACAGCACTTGTAAGTGTACTATTTTTCAGTTGTACTACTTCAGATGAAAAAGAAAATGAAGTACATCATGGACAGTTGGTTATTCAGCTTTCGAGTAACCAGAGAAGTTTGGAAGAGGTAGAAGAATATGGATTATCTATAGTAAATGCAGAAGGTGAGGCAGTTATTGTTTATGACAAAGTTGCTGATGCACCAGCCTCTATTGACTTAGCAGTGGGGAGCTATACTGTAAAAGTATACAGTGCAGAGGAGAAACCTCCTTTTTCTTTCGATGCACCATATTTCTATGGAGAAGAAGCATGTGTGATTGAAAGTGGTCAGGAGACTTCTGTAAGCATTGACTGTAAGATGGAACATGTTAAACTAACATTAGCGTATTCATCTGAAATTACAAATAATGCAAAATCTTATTCGTCTGTTATTGAATCTTCTAATGGACAAATTACAATAGATGAAGAAACATCAAACACTGTATATGCAGAGCGTTCTGCATTAATCATATCAACAACAATAGAGGAACAAGACGGAACTGTTTTGACAGGTAAACAGGTGATTTCTGGGTTAGAAAATCAAACGGAATATTTAATAAATATTTCTTACTAACTACTACTAAGTATAAACCAAAAAATAGAAAAGCTATCCCGTTTGGGGTAGGCTTTTCTCTACTATCAATTCACAACTAACGATTATCCACAACAAAACTTTTTAGTGAAATGAAAAAAATTATTTATACATCGATACTGTTACTTTTTTTTAGTATTACATATTCTCAGGATAAAATTTTTCACCATATCAATGAGAATTCAGGTTTAACAAATAAGGTAGTTAAAGACCTTATCAGGGATAAAAAAGGCTTTTTATGGGCAGCAACACAAAACGGGCTGCACCGCTATGATGGATATAAAATGAAGGTGTATAGAACTTCATCTTCAGATCCGAATTTTGCACTTTCTAGTAATGACATTAATGTCTTAATGGAAGACAACGAACAGCGTTTGTGGGTAGGTACTACAACCAACTTACACATGATGAATGCTGATGGAGAATCATTTATAAAATTAATGGATAAATCACCTTTTGGTGAAGAGGCTTTTGTGTTTGAAATCACTTCGATTATTCAAGACAAAGACGATGATATTTGGGTAGGAACAAAAGGAGCAGGTTTATATAAGTTTAATGAAGATGGTGAACTATTGGTTCATTATTTATCAAATAAAGAAAGTAGGTACTTGTCTACTATCAATGCGTTAGCCGAGGACAAAAACGGAAATATTTGGATTGGTCATGATGAGTTGAACATTAGTGTTTTTGATAGAGAAAACGGGGCGTTTTCAATGATCCGTTTGGACCAAAATCAAAGTCACTTTGTGAATAATAATGCTAGTGATATTACTAAAATAATCGTCACAGAAAATAAAGGAATATTAGTGGGGACGTTGCAAAATGGCCTCTTTTCAATTCACCCACAAACCAAAGAGATAGATTATTTATATACCATAAATAAAACCCTAAAGCACCCATCTATCCAAGATATTGTTGTCGATAATTTTAGACAAGTTTGGGTGGCAACTTCTGATGGGTTACACCTATTATCATCATATAGTGATAAGGTGACGAAGATATACAGAAATGATGATCTAAATAAAAAGAGTATTGCATCGAATGCCTTGAAGTCTCTTTGTTATGATCAACAGAATATTTTATGGGTTGGTGTTTCGGGAAAAGGTATTGATTACATAGAACCAAACTTTAAGAAATTCAACACTTACAAAAGAGAGGTGATGAATTACAATAGTCTTAAGCACACAACAGTGCAAACTATTTTTGAAGATAGTAAAAAGAACTTGTGGTTTGGTACAAGTGGTGGTGGTGTATCTTTCTTAAATACAAAAACAGGAAAATACGAACACTATACCCCAGAAAAAGGAAATCCAGATAAGTTACAAGAGTGGTCAGTTTTTTCTATTTATGAAGACCACCAAGGAAATATTTGGGTCGGTTCGTATTTAGGTGGTTTAGCAAAATTCGATACCAAAACTAAAAAGTTTAAGACCTACAAAAATAATTCTTGGGATAAGTCAAGCCTACCTCATGATGACGTTAGAGATATTTTTGAAGATAGTAAAAACCAATTGTGGGTGACTACAAATGGAGGCGGTGTTGCTATTTTTGATAGAGAGCAAGAAACTTTTAAAGTATTTCAGAGAGAACATAACAAAGGAGCTGAAACGTTATCGAGTAATTGGACTCTCAATGTTTATGAAGATTCAAGAGGTTGGATTTGGGTAGGAACATATGGAGGATTATCTATTTATTACCCTAATGAAGACCGTTGGATTAACTTTATGAATGATAAAGATGATCCCAAGTCTTTATCGCACAACTGGGTATATGCAGTCCACGAAGATAAAGAGGGCAATATTTGGATTGGTACCGCTGGAGGTTTGAATAAGATTGATGAAGAAAAGATGTCATCACCGATCAAAGAATATACCTCAGATCTTATGAGTTTATACTCTGAAAAAGAAGGACTGATGAGCAATAGTATTCATGGTATTTTAGAAGACCAAAAAGGCAACTTATGGTTGAGCTCTAACTCTGGTATTACAAAATTTAATGTAGATGAAAATTCATTCCGTCATTTTACCAAAGACGATGGATTACAAGGCAATGAGTTTATACCCATGTCTTATATGAAAACAGCAAAAGGGAAACTTATTTTTGGTGGAAATAACGGTGCCAACGAGTTTTTACCCAAAGAGATTAATATCAATCCTTTTTCTCCTAAAGTAGTACTCACAGGATTTTCACTTTTTAATCAAGAAGTAAAAGCCAGTACTAACTCACCCATTCTATCAAGAGATATAACAAGTACAGATGAGATCGTTTTGAACCATGATCAAAATGTATTGACATTCAGTTTTGTAGCCCTAAATCTAATTTCACCAGAGAAAAACCAATATGCATATAAAATGGATGGTTTTGATAAGGATTGGAATTATGTTAATCATAAAAGAGAGGCAATTTATACTAACCTCGATCCGGGTGATTATATTTTTATGGTAAAAGGAACCAATAATGATGGCTTATGGAGTGAGGATGAACAAGAAATCCTACTAACTATTTATCCTCCATATTGGCAGACTTGGTGGTTTAGACTTTCAGTATTTCTATTGTTGGTATTAACGATCTACTTAGGGTATAAATGGAAAGTTAGAGCTTACAAGAGAGAACAACAGGTTTTGGAAAATACTGTAAATGAAAGGACTGCGGAACTTGCTGAAAGAAATGATGATCTTTTAATGATCAACGAGGAAGTTCAGCAACAAGCGGAAGAACTTGAAATGCAGAGGGACAACCTTTCGAACACCAATAAGTTGATTTCAGAACGAAACATTGAACTAAATAAAAAGAACACTGAGATTTCGACTTTATTGGATCAGTTAAAAGTGGCCAATGGGGAGATTTCATTAAAAAACAGACATATAACAGATTCCATTCGTTATGCTCAAACAATGCAGGAAGCGATTCTTCCATTAACAGGACAGTTTTCGCAGTTCTTTACGAATCACTTTATTCTTTTTAAACCAAAAGACATAGTCTCTGGAGACTTCTATTGGTTAAGTGCAAAAGATACCGAAAACAGACTTTTTGTAGCAGTTGTGGACTGTACCGGACATGGTGTTCCAGGGGCTTTTATGTCGATGATCGGCATGTCTTTATTGAATAAAATTGTCAACGAGAACAATATTAGTTCTCCTGCATTAGTCTTAAAAAAATTAGACGAAGGGATCAGAAAAGCATTAAAACAGGAGCATTCTAAAAATTCTGATGGGATGGATTTAAGTATTATACGCATCGACCCTACAGAGAATGGTAGCAAAGAATTATGTTTCTCTTCTGCAAAAGGGATGATGTACATCTACAATAAAGAGGAGCATGCACTAAAGAAAATATCTGGGGATAGAATCTCAATTGGAGGAATAAAAAGAAGAAAAGAGAAGAAGTTTACGGAACAAAATTTCTCACTGAAAAAAGGAGACCGATTGTATCTTCTTACTGACGGATACATTGATCAATGCGATATCGACCGTAAGAAATTTGGTTCTATAAAATTGGAGAAAATCTTTTTCCAATCTATCAAAATGCCATTAGAAAAACAGTATAGTTTATTGTTGGATGTATTAAGGATACACCAAGGGGATGCGGAACAACGAGACGATATTACTATTCTGGGATTTGAAATTTAATGAATAGAAAATGAGTGAATAATGTGAAATAAAAATAACTAACTATGAAAACAGATAAATTGATTAGAATAAGTTTTATTTTTCTAATATTCTTATTCGCTACTGTGATTATTATTGAATCTGTTTATCTACTCTTCACTTTAGACAACAGGTTCAGTATTCACATGATTTATTTGATTCTTTTACTCTTTATGATTTTATGTGTTTTATTATTTTATAATATGAAATACAATAAAAAAATCAAAAAGAGTAAAAGAACTACGCTCTCCGTAATTGAAGAAGTTGATGAAATGATGATCTCTAAAATAGAATCGATCATTGACAAACATCTTTCAGATTCAACATTTAGCGTTTCAGAAATAGAAAAACAAATAGGGGTAAGTCGACCTGTATTACTTAGCCAATTTAAACGAGTAAAAGGAACAACTTTGGTCAACTATATAAAACTTGAACGGTTGAAAAAAGCTTCTTTATTATTGATAAACACCAATAAAAATATTTCAGAAGTAGCCTACCAAGTAGGATTTTCAGATCCGAAATACTTTAGTAGAGCATTTAGAATAGAATATGGAGAGACACCTACAGAATATAGAAAAATTAAACGGAACAGTTAGAACAGAGCGAAGAATAACTATTGAATAATAGTTGTGGGAATTTCATTTCATGTTGATAGAGGGACATAATTTATGTTCCTTTATTTTTTGCATTACAATTTGACAAAAATAAGAAAAAGAATAGGTGTAAATTTTTAAAATTGAACTTTATAATTAAAAAAATACACTTCATAGGCATACGTTATGATCAACTTGGGAGGGTAATTTAACTAACTTTTTTAACTATGAAGTCTGAAATGAAAATGATGCGTTGCATCTTGAAATGGTTAATTCTAACCCTTTCTCTTTATGGGCTAAGTATCGCAACGGTACAAGCTCAAAGTTCAACGGGAATAAGTTGTTCTTCTAATGATCACTGCCCAGAAGGGTACGTCTGTGAAGGATGGCCTACCTATGAATGTGTACCTGATGGATCGGGTGGAGGTGAAGACAATGAAGAAGGTCCACAACCACCAACTCCATCACATGGAGCCAATAAAATTGGTATTCTATGGACCTCTTGGGATGTTTCTCACTTTAGTAACTATTCTACCTACATCGATAATATGGATAGCTGGGGGATTGAATATGTTTCTATTAATCCTACCTACTTTGTAAACACCTATGAAGAAGGAATCATAACCACTTGGCAAGGGGCGGAGAAAACACCAAGTATTTCTTTACAAAAATCTGTGATTAAAGAATTGATCAGTAGAGATTATTATATCAACTATAGACCTCACATTGACCCCATTAAGTATGCAATGCCAATGGGAGCAACAAGAGATAATTGGAACACAATTCCTGGAGGGCAAGATTGGAGAGGTAAGTTTGATCAATTTGATCCTACAAACCCAACAATTGGATACAGAGAAATTGTAATCTTACCGGGCCTTCATATGTTAGCAGAAGCAATCCGAGAATCAGGGGCTCCTACAATGCCTATTCGCTTTGATTTGGGAGCGGAACTGATGGACGCCATGTTGAACTATCCAAATGAATGGATTACTCTTCGTAATGAAGTGGAAGTTTTATTAGCTACAACATATAGTGATGTAGCTGAACACATTACGTTAAGCCATAACTTCTGTCATCATATTGAACTGTTATTAAGTATTCCAGAGCATCAAGATTTCTTTGAAAGAATAGAACCTAATCAACAACTTAATCCTGAAGGTCAATTTCTAGATAGAGAAGGGGTAACGGATGAAGATAGAGCTGCCATTGGACAGTATATTGCAGGATTGGATGAGGTGACAATTTCTCAATATATGCCATTAGATATCTTTGCTCAAAATGGTGCAACTACTACTCCAGACGAAGTAAATCAAGCATTATTATGGCATGAGGAAAACTTTATCAATGAGGTATTAATTGGTGCTCTTGGTATTGCACCAGAAGATATTCCAATTCTACATATTGGAGAGTATGGTATGGGTTGGAGAGGTTTAGCAGCTCCAAATGTTTGGGATGCTGAGGCATGGTATGATGCAGGTGCTGGTCAGTATATCTTAAATGATGAAGAGCAAATGGCTGATGCTGCCATTGCAATCGATGGTATATTGAAATATGTTGCTGATGATTCAGGGACAAAATTCAACTCTTTCCTCTTATGGTTTGGAGGTGCTCCATATGATGTGATCGGTATCAACGAACATTCAGAATGGTACAATGCTCCTGCGGCAGATGCTTTATCTAACTATTGGAACTCACATAGTGGTGCTCCTTCTCCATTAATTCCTCCTTTTGAGGGGCCAGTTTATGTACCTGTTGCAAAAGCTGGAGCAGATCAAACGGTCATTGATGAAGATGGGAATGGCGTTGCAACCATTACATTAGATGGTAGTACAAGTACTGATGATATAGCAGTGACTTCTTATTCTTGGTCAGATGAAAATGGGGTGATTGCAACTGAAGCTATTGTATCACTTGAATTAGCAGTAGGGACTTACACTTATACTTTAACAGTAGAAGATGCGGATGGCAATGTGGATACGGATAAAGTTATTATTGTAGTAAGTGAATCACTTCCAAATCAAAATCCAGTAGCTGTAAGTACAATAGCAAGAGCAACAGATACTGACAATAATGGAGTAGAGTCTGTTACTTTAAATGCTTCAGAAAGTACTGATGATGGAACAATTGTATCGTATGTATGGACTCTAGATGGTACAGAAATCGGTACTGGTGTATCAATCACCGAGGATTTTACTGTCGGTACTCATATTGTTGAATTAACAGTAACAGATGATGAAGGAGCAGTTAGTTCGACTACAACTACAGTGATAGTAGATCCTTTCAATGCCAGTAGAATGGATAGAATACTTGTAGGCAATCAGTCTCTTTTCTTATCGGGAGGTAACTTAGCATGGTATAATTTTGCGAATGATTTTGGAGAGAAAACAACAAACCTAGAGTATTATGAGCAGGCTATTTCTGACTTTGCTACTAGAGGTGGTAACTCCATGCGTTTATGGGTGCACATCAATGGAGCCAATAATCCAGAGCTAGATGCTAGTGGGTATACATCTGGACTTGAGCCTTCAATGATTCAAGATTTAAGAGATGTATTAGACATTGCGTACGACCATAATGTTGTCTTGAATTTATGTCTATGGTCTTTTGATATGTTGAATACAAGAGACTATCCTACTGAAGTTTCACAAAGAGCAAAAAAGTTATTAGAAAATGAGGAAAACATTGATGCGTATATCAACAATGCTTTAATTCCAATGGTGAGTGGGTTGAAAGATCATGAGGCATTATTATCATGGGAAATCTTCAATGAGCCTGAAGGAATGAGTAACGAATTTGGTTGGGATTTCACAGATCATGTTCCAATGTCTACAATTCAGCGATTTATTAATAGACTTTCTGGAGCAATCCATAGGGAAGATCCTGAGGCAAAAGTAACAAACGGCGCTTGGTCTTTTAAAGCCAATTCAGACATCTTCTCTGGAGTGGAGAAAAACTACTATTCTGATGCAGAGTTGATTGCCGCAGGCGGTGATGTAGACGGTACTTTAGATTACTACCAAGTGCATTATTACAGTTGGGCAGGGACTACTTATTCTCCATTTGTACATCCAGCATCGCATTGGGAACTTGATAAGCCATTAGTCATGGGAGAATTCTATGTGGAAGATCAACCAGGCTCAATTGCAGAAGAAGACTTGTTTGAGATTCTTTATAATAATGGTTATGCCGGTGCATGGGGATGGCAATATAGAACATATGATGACGGTGATAATACCGATGAAATACATCGAGATGCCATGCTTGCAGGTGTAGTGACTTTAGATGGGTACCCTGATATTGCGATTGATCCTAATAGAAATCATAGACCTACAATTATTGGAACTATTAATAGTTTCAGAACAGACAAAGATGCAGCAACATTACAAAACTATTTAGATTTAAATACAATATTTTTTGATCCAGAAGGAACAAACCTGAACTATACAGTAGAGACTTCTCCAAGTAATGTAGTCATTCCATCCGTTGATAACGGAATGTTAACTTTAGCTTTTGCTGATGGAGCAACTGCTGATGTAACTGTAACAGTCATAGCTACAGATTCAGGAACTCCTGCAGCGTCTAATTCAATTGATTTCGTAGTGAGTGTCAATGAACCAGGAACAGGTAACTTAGCACTTTATCAAACAGTATCGGCTTCTTCTGTAGAAGAAGGCCCCAATACAGCTGAAAGTGTAAATGATGGAGATTTATTGACAAGATGGTCGAGCTTATATGAGGATCCTAGCTGGATTGCTGTAGCATTTGATCAAGAATATTCTGTCAATGAGGTGAAGATATATTGGGAAGGATCATACAGCTCTCAATACGAAATTCAAGTATCTCAAGATGGGACTTCTTGGAATTCTGTGTATACAAATAACGCGGGTACAGGTGGAGAAGATATTATTACATTCCCTGCAGTCAATGCAAAACATATCAGAATGTATGGTATTCAAAGAGCCATCGAGTGGGGACATTCAATCTATGAGTTTGAAGTATATGGAGACGTTCCAAAATCCATTTCAGCAAATGCCGGTGCAGATCAATTCTTAAATGACCATGATGGAAACGGATCGGAGATGGTTACGCTGAACGGTACTGCATCAACAGATGCCGAACAAACTATTGTTACTTATGAATGGACTGAAAATGGAGCATCAATTGCTTCAGGAGCTACAGCAGATGTAGAACTTGGAGTGGGAGACCATAACATCACTTTAACGGTAACCAACGATTTAGGTGTGAGCAGTACAGATCACATAAAAGTGAAGATTTTACCTGCGGGATGTACCACAGAAAGTACACCACTTGTATCAAATTGGTCATTAGGAAACGAGTGGTCAGATCAGAATAATGGTTCAAACTTATCGAATGCA comes from the Flammeovirga agarivorans genome and includes:
- a CDS encoding PKD domain-containing protein translates to MKSEMKMMRCILKWLILTLSLYGLSIATVQAQSSTGISCSSNDHCPEGYVCEGWPTYECVPDGSGGGEDNEEGPQPPTPSHGANKIGILWTSWDVSHFSNYSTYIDNMDSWGIEYVSINPTYFVNTYEEGIITTWQGAEKTPSISLQKSVIKELISRDYYINYRPHIDPIKYAMPMGATRDNWNTIPGGQDWRGKFDQFDPTNPTIGYREIVILPGLHMLAEAIRESGAPTMPIRFDLGAELMDAMLNYPNEWITLRNEVEVLLATTYSDVAEHITLSHNFCHHIELLLSIPEHQDFFERIEPNQQLNPEGQFLDREGVTDEDRAAIGQYIAGLDEVTISQYMPLDIFAQNGATTTPDEVNQALLWHEENFINEVLIGALGIAPEDIPILHIGEYGMGWRGLAAPNVWDAEAWYDAGAGQYILNDEEQMADAAIAIDGILKYVADDSGTKFNSFLLWFGGAPYDVIGINEHSEWYNAPAADALSNYWNSHSGAPSPLIPPFEGPVYVPVAKAGADQTVIDEDGNGVATITLDGSTSTDDIAVTSYSWSDENGVIATEAIVSLELAVGTYTYTLTVEDADGNVDTDKVIIVVSESLPNQNPVAVSTIARATDTDNNGVESVTLNASESTDDGTIVSYVWTLDGTEIGTGVSITEDFTVGTHIVELTVTDDEGAVSSTTTTVIVDPFNASRMDRILVGNQSLFLSGGNLAWYNFANDFGEKTTNLEYYEQAISDFATRGGNSMRLWVHINGANNPELDASGYTSGLEPSMIQDLRDVLDIAYDHNVVLNLCLWSFDMLNTRDYPTEVSQRAKKLLENEENIDAYINNALIPMVSGLKDHEALLSWEIFNEPEGMSNEFGWDFTDHVPMSTIQRFINRLSGAIHREDPEAKVTNGAWSFKANSDIFSGVEKNYYSDAELIAAGGDVDGTLDYYQVHYYSWAGTTYSPFVHPASHWELDKPLVMGEFYVEDQPGSIAEEDLFEILYNNGYAGAWGWQYRTYDDGDNTDEIHRDAMLAGVVTLDGYPDIAIDPNRNHRPTIIGTINSFRTDKDAATLQNYLDLNTIFFDPEGTNLNYTVETSPSNVVIPSVDNGMLTLAFADGATADVTVTVIATDSGTPAASNSIDFVVSVNEPGTGNLALYQTVSASSVEEGPNTAESVNDGDLLTRWSSLYEDPSWIAVAFDQEYSVNEVKIYWEGSYSSQYEIQVSQDGTSWNSVYTNNAGTGGEDIITFPAVNAKHIRMYGIQRAIEWGHSIYEFEVYGDVPKSISANAGADQFLNDHDGNGSEMVTLNGTASTDAEQTIVTYEWTENGASIASGATADVELGVGDHNITLTVTNDLGVSSTDHIKVKILPAGCTTESTPLVSNWSLGNEWSDQNNGSNLSNAGGALVLNHRMWGKTDIWLMQTGIPLSITQGEPVNVAFDFSAASTPSVTSMSVALISSFDNEGPVDVIQSGINVDGPFETGFNSYSIDFTAEETSNEAYLAFYLVFDTQPNAEVTYALKNLTVCTGTVNVNTAPIANAGIDQSVEDIDQNGFETISLDGSSSSDLEGAIASYCWTLNGAEIATGVNPSVELAVGTHQITLTVTDNEGLTDTDEVTVSVEEVIFETSLYEAENASLTSVSVESDATASEGAYVHMQGDGSITWTFNASTAGTQTINIGYLLPHGNKNQYVSINGNSLGSILFDGPTNAWLEKSIDVEVVTGNNTVTINKHWGYMYFDYLSVGSGSNSRAVALVPEITADEVSIYPNPATTEFTVAVEGFESMIVYDLKGIALINSNQPTAQVGALGTGIYLVRVYTTNGIKNIRLSVR
- a CDS encoding DUF4493 domain-containing protein — translated: MKKLFITALVSVLFFSCTTSDEKENEVHHGQLVIQLSSNQRSLEEVEEYGLSIVNAEGEAVIVYDKVADAPASIDLAVGSYTVKVYSAEEKPPFSFDAPYFYGEEACVIESGQETSVSIDCKMEHVKLTLAYSSEITNNAKSYSSVIESSNGQITIDEETSNTVYAERSALIISTTIEEQDGTVLTGKQVISGLENQTEYLINISY
- a CDS encoding helix-turn-helix domain-containing protein, with amino-acid sequence MKYNKKIKKSKRTTLSVIEEVDEMMISKIESIIDKHLSDSTFSVSEIEKQIGVSRPVLLSQFKRVKGTTLVNYIKLERLKKASLLLINTNKNISEVAYQVGFSDPKYFSRAFRIEYGETPTEYRKIKRNS
- a CDS encoding two-component regulator propeller domain-containing protein yields the protein MKKIIYTSILLLFFSITYSQDKIFHHINENSGLTNKVVKDLIRDKKGFLWAATQNGLHRYDGYKMKVYRTSSSDPNFALSSNDINVLMEDNEQRLWVGTTTNLHMMNADGESFIKLMDKSPFGEEAFVFEITSIIQDKDDDIWVGTKGAGLYKFNEDGELLVHYLSNKESRYLSTINALAEDKNGNIWIGHDELNISVFDRENGAFSMIRLDQNQSHFVNNNASDITKIIVTENKGILVGTLQNGLFSIHPQTKEIDYLYTINKTLKHPSIQDIVVDNFRQVWVATSDGLHLLSSYSDKVTKIYRNDDLNKKSIASNALKSLCYDQQNILWVGVSGKGIDYIEPNFKKFNTYKREVMNYNSLKHTTVQTIFEDSKKNLWFGTSGGGVSFLNTKTGKYEHYTPEKGNPDKLQEWSVFSIYEDHQGNIWVGSYLGGLAKFDTKTKKFKTYKNNSWDKSSLPHDDVRDIFEDSKNQLWVTTNGGGVAIFDREQETFKVFQREHNKGAETLSSNWTLNVYEDSRGWIWVGTYGGLSIYYPNEDRWINFMNDKDDPKSLSHNWVYAVHEDKEGNIWIGTAGGLNKIDEEKMSSPIKEYTSDLMSLYSEKEGLMSNSIHGILEDQKGNLWLSSNSGITKFNVDENSFRHFTKDDGLQGNEFIPMSYMKTAKGKLIFGGNNGANEFLPKEININPFSPKVVLTGFSLFNQEVKASTNSPILSRDITSTDEIVLNHDQNVLTFSFVALNLISPEKNQYAYKMDGFDKDWNYVNHKREAIYTNLDPGDYIFMVKGTNNDGLWSEDEQEILLTIYPPYWQTWWFRLSVFLLLVLTIYLGYKWKVRAYKREQQVLENTVNERTAELAERNDDLLMINEEVQQQAEELEMQRDNLSNTNKLISERNIELNKKNTEISTLLDQLKVANGEISLKNRHITDSIRYAQTMQEAILPLTGQFSQFFTNHFILFKPKDIVSGDFYWLSAKDTENRLFVAVVDCTGHGVPGAFMSMIGMSLLNKIVNENNISSPALVLKKLDEGIRKALKQEHSKNSDGMDLSIIRIDPTENGSKELCFSSAKGMMYIYNKEEHALKKISGDRISIGGIKRRKEKKFTEQNFSLKKGDRLYLLTDGYIDQCDIDRKKFGSIKLEKIFFQSIKMPLEKQYSLLLDVLRIHQGDAEQRDDITILGFEI